In Macadamia integrifolia cultivar HAES 741 chromosome 13, SCU_Mint_v3, whole genome shotgun sequence, one DNA window encodes the following:
- the LOC122059046 gene encoding uncharacterized protein LOC122059046, with product MVDNPLGRTKYGSDPVDSECSLSEHDSLSFREESNQEGAEIEAPNTVQLSRIPNLWILWRRNLKVPVSVSESEQHVTIALEWGLSHIQISFVHASSFRAGRRPLWLDLVADTPQTPTPWTVIGDFNAYLQSHEKRGPGNFSLGSEAEFGAMVDACLLSQVPSMGRKFTWTNNRRRGNVCAVLDRGVCNEEWISFFQDYSQQVLSRFAFDHSPLLMVSSSSQRPPNCPFRFNNFLTDHEDFDRVVVESWAEWVPGSPILSLMSKLKRLKGALKGWANLTFPHFERDLDEAKKNLTHVQEEIDSNGMLDQLFRMEADAKMALLKAQDNHEKLWAEKARIRWMTYGDKNSKFFHLSAKMRRNRNTIRSLKKQDGSIVEGQTNLGDYIVEFYEGFHKNAPTVDHLELLDNIPRVLQQVDIFHLDSLPGNAKIMKAVWALDPESSPGPDGFSGKFFRKCWSIVESDVCNAVKAFFRTSRMPKGVNNNFLILTPNVNGAEALDKYRPLCMSNFFCKIISKVLAMRLERFLPRLISEEQGAFQKGKLIHDNISVASELANLMYSATRGGGLGLKLDIRKA from the exons ATGGTGGACAATCCATTGGGCAGAACTAAATATGGATCCGACCCAGTGGACTCTGAATGCTCCTTGTCCGAACATGACTCTCTTTCTTTCAGGGAAGAGAGCAACCAGGAAGGCGCTGAGATTGAGGCTCCTAACACAGTGCA GCTCAGTAGAATTCCAAATCTATGGATCCTGTGGAGAAGAAATTTGAAGGTCCCTGTTTCTGTATCTGAGTCTGAGCAACATGTTACAATTGCTTTGGAATGGGGTCTGAGCCATATCCAGATTTCCTTTGTTCATGCAAGCAGCTTTAGGGCGGGGCGAAGACCTTTATGGCTGGATTTGGTGGCCGATACTCCTCAAACTCCGACTCCATGGACCGTTATTGGTGACTTCAATGCCTACCTTCAATCTCACGAGAAACGTGGCCCAGGAAATTTCAGTTTGGGGTCGGAAGCGgaatttggagccatggttgACGCATGTCTTTTGTCTCAGGTGCCCTCGATGGGCAGGAAATTCACCTGGACAAATAATCGCCGCCGAGGTAATGTCTGTGCTGTTCTGGATAGAGGAGTTTGTAACGAAGAGTGGATATCCTTTTTTCAGGACTATTCTCAACAGGTCCTTTCTCGGTTTGCCTTTGACCACTCCCCTCTGCTTATGGTCTCAAGTAGCAGCCAGCGCCCTCCAAATTGCCCCTTtcgatttaataattttttgacAGATCATGAGGACTTCGACAGGGTTGTAGTTGAATCCTGGGCTGAGTGGGTTCCAGGTTCCCCTATTTTATCCCTAATGTCTAAGCTTAAGCGGCTCAAAGGGGCGTTAAAAGGCTGGGCAAATCTGACCTTTCCCCATTTTGAAAGGGATCTCGACGAGGCAAAGAAAAATCTCACCCACGTGCAGGAGGAGATTGACAGTAATGGGATGTTGGATCAACTGTTCCGAATGGAGGCTGATGCTAAAATGGCTCTACTCAAGGCGCAAGATAACCATGAAAAGCTTTGGGCAGAAAAGGCGAGAATCAGGTGGATGACTTATGGGGACAAAAATTCTAAGTTTTTCCATCTATCTGCTAAAATGcgaagaaatagaaatactaTCCGATCCCTCAAAAAACAGGATGGGTCGATTGTGGAAGGGCAAACTAATTTGGGTGATTATATTGTGGAATTCTATGAGGGATTTCACAAAAATGCTCCTACTGTCGATCATCTCGAGCTTTTGGACAACATTCCGAGGGTCCTCCAACAAGTAGACATATTTCACCTAGACTCACTTCCTGGTAATGCAAAGATCATGAAGGCGGTCTGGGCGCTTGATCCTGAAAGCTCGCCTGGCCCAGACGGCTTCTCTGGAAAATTTTTCAGGAAGTGTTGGAGCATTGTGGAAAGTGATGTTTGTAATGCGGTGAAAGCCTTCTTCAGGACTAGTCGTATGCCTAAAGGTGTTAACAACAATTTCCTGATCCTGACACCTAATGTGAACGGAGCCGAGGCCCTAGACAAGTATCGGCCATTGTGTATGAGCAACTTTTTCTGCAAAATAATTTCTAAGGTGTTGGCTATGCGCTTAGAGAGATTTCTCCCCAGACTCATTTCAGAAGAACAGGGAGCTTTTCAGAAAGGGAAGCTGATCCATGACAACATTAGTGTGGCATCCGAGTTGGCGAACTTGATGTACTCTGCCACAAGAGGGGGTGGCCTTGGTCTAAAATTAGACATCAGAAAGGCATAA